The following coding sequences lie in one Vespa velutina chromosome 24, iVesVel2.1, whole genome shotgun sequence genomic window:
- the LOC124956855 gene encoding tight junction protein ZO-2 isoform X6, producing MKIFGKLFRNKRRRREISKRKRKVMTKKKIVGKTYNGLHHFPNDDFLFGDSKRISKRARRKRTSGDRGWEIHQVTVTRVPGYGFGIAVSGGRDNPHFTNGDPAIAISDVLKAGPAEGKLQVNDRIISANGVSLEGADYGAAVRVLRDSGSTVLLVVKRRASSNSSTCQGNSAPQTHRLTLTRNNKKDDFGIVLGCRLYVKEVTRENIGVKPGDILTRISGIAADNMSLKEARKLMDQCKDRLSIVITRDSSCCHVQQQVKTDSGEYLSGASYSSQNLYVPPPTRQPLEDKSNLVPRGRSRGPLMDVSLSQLDLPATPTVDPPRPPPPRPEDYYSSRRQMYDEDSITQRTKQPMPDPRFITFQKEGSVGVRLCGGNETGVFVTAVQAGSPASLQGLQPGDKILKVNDMDMKGVTREEAVLFLLSLQEQIDLIVQHRRQEYDQIVASGRGDSFHIKTHFHYEQPEKGEMSFRSGDVFHVVDTLHNGVVGSWQVFRIGRNNQEVQKGIIPNKARAEELATAQFNATKKELSASESRGSFFRRRRSSHRRSKSLGRDHWDDVVFSDSVSKFPAYERVILRHPGFVRPVVLFGPVADLGREKLLKDFPDKFTSPQMESQMEDSGNKNTKSSGIIRLSAIREVMDRGKHALLDITPNAVDRLNYAQFYPIVIFLKAETKQVIKEMRAGIPKSAHKSSKKLLEQCQKLDKIWGHIFSAVITLTTPEAWYRKLRELIDRQQQGSLWMSQTKPEEALSDDFLFPMTSRLSYASSPESDLELSPAPALPGTLGPPIRLKSSSDPSIATQDDTTAPPPYSTNYQQSFEQHKRRSQGGAGDSKYGFSLSGQTSNQSGSPEYLGTSFEPRSPHHSPPDLPPRIDRNIKPTNQTTRGTVRSTQERLINKTDSVLDVGNYINASPHKVNATSSLERTQTKTGSYDSMSSYDSYNNNTNGNSSYAGVNLNTSTNRLGPNVPDDLKSSGMSARAHDPYRFTRSTAQPVATQEPQATRTDYAKYSRTTDYKPISIPQNKPGGSYKPIPPPKPKNYRPPQTTLVGDENSGNNSNNGNNGNNGNNAYQHTKSYSIATSHVHNGFSTSF from the exons ATGAAAATTTTTGGCAAATTGTTTCGAAACAAAAGGAGACGACGTGAGATatccaagagaaagagaaaagttatgacgaagaaaaaaattgttgggAAAACGTACAACGGATTGCACCATTTTCCCAatgatgattttttatttggcGACAGTAAAAGGATCTCAAAACGAGCTCGACGGAAACGCACG agcGGAGATAGAGGATGGGAGATACATCAGGTCACCGTTACCAGAGTACCAGGATATGGTTTTGGTATCGCGGTATCTGGTGGTCGTGATAATCCACATTTTACCAATGGTGACCCAGCTATTGCAATCTCCGACGTTTTGAAGGCCGGACCTGCGGAAGGAAAGTTGCA GGTAAACGATCGCATCATTTCCGCAAACGGAGTATCGTTAGAAGGTGCCGATTATGGAGCAGCTGTCCGAGTTCTTCGGGACTCTGGATCGACCGTTTTATTGGTCGTTAAACGGAGAGCTTCGTCGAACTCATCAACTTGCCAAGGCAATTCTGCTCCGCAAACTCATCGACTTACGCTCAcgcgaaataataaaaaagatg ATTTTGGAATTGTATTGGGTTGTCGATTGTACGTAAAAGAAGTTACGCGAGAAAATATTGGAGTTAAACCTGGCGATATATTAACGCGAATAAGCGGTATTGCCGCTGATAATATGAGTCTAAAGGAAGCAAGAAAGTTAATGGATCAATGTAAGGATCGTTTGTCCATCGTTATTACCAGAGATTCTTCGTGTTGTCATGTCCAACAACAAGTTAAAACTGATAGCGGCGAGTATTTGTCCGGTGCGAGTTACAGCAGTCAAAATTTGTACGTTCCACCACCAACAAGACAACCATTGGAAGATAAAAGTAATCTGGTTCCAAGGGGACGTTCAAGAGGTCCTTTAATGGACGTTTCTTTGAGTCAATTGGATTTACCAGCTACACCAACAGTAGATCCACCTAgaccaccaccaccaagaCCTGAAG attattacAGTTCCCGGAGGCAGATGTACGATGAGGACTCTATTACACAACGAACGAAACAGCCAAT GCCGGATCCACGATTCATTACCTTCCAAAAGGAAGGTTCGGTAGGGGTACGATTGTGCGGAGGAAATGAAACTGGCGTTTTTGTAACAGCGGTTCAAGCTGGAAGTCCGGCCTCTCTTCAAGGTCTTCAACCGggtgataaaattttaaag GTAAATGACATGGACATGAAAGGTGTAACCAGAGAGGAAGCGGTATTGTTTCTTCTTAGTCTTCAAGAACAAATCGATCTGATCGTACAGCATCGACGTCAGGAATACGATCAAATAGTTGCATCCGGTAGAGGTGATTCGTTTCACATCAA gACACATTTTCATTATGAACAACCTGAAAAGGGAGAAATGAGTTTTCGCAGTGGTGACGTCTTTCACGTGGTAGACACTCTTCATAATGGAGTCGTAGGTTCTTGGCAGGTATTTCGAATTGGAAGAAACAATCAAGAAGTACAGAAAGGTATTATTCCAAACAAAGCGCGCGCCGAGGAACTTGCTACTGCACAATTCAATGCCACGAAGAAGGAATTAAGCGCTAGCGAGAGCAGAGGTAGTTTCTttaggagaagaagaagtagtcaTAGACGTTCAAAATCTCTGGGAAGG GATCATTGGGACGATGTGGTATTCTCCGACAGTGTCAGTAAATTTCCAGCTTACGAACGAGTCATTCTACGACATCCTGGTTTTGTTAGACCAGTCGTACTTTTTGGCCCTGTCGCTGATCTTGGTAGGGAAAAATTACTTAAGGATTTTCCCGACAAATTTACTTCCCCAC AAATGGAAAGTCAAATGGAAGACAgcggtaataaaaatactaaatcATCGGGTATAATCCGTTTGAGTGCCATCAGAGAAGTAATGGATAGAGGAAAACATGCTCTTCTAGATATTACTCCGAATGCTGTAGATCGATTAAATTATGCCCAGTTTTATCCTAttgtgatatttttaaaagctgAAACAAAACAAGTTATTAAAGAAATGAGAGCAGGTATTCCCAA ATCAGCGCACAAAAGTAGCAAAAAACTTTTAGAACAATGTCAGAAATTGGATAAAATTTGGGGACATATATTTAGCGCTGTTATCACACTTACAACTCCTGAAGCTTGGTATCGAAAACTTAGAGAACTGATAGATCGTCAGCAGCAGGGATCTTTATGGATGAGCCAAACAAAG CCGGAAGAAGCCCTCTCGGATGATTTCCTATTCCCGATGACTTCTCGCCTCTCCTACGCTTCCTCTCCGGAGAGTGATCTGGAATTAAGCCCTGCACCAGCGCTTCCTGGGACATTGGGTCCACCTATACGCTTGAAAAGTAGTTCAGATCCAAGTATTGCTACTCAAGATGATACAACCGCACCTCCTCCATATTCTACAAATTATCAA caatcTTTTGAACAACATAAAAGAAGATCACAAGGAGGTGCTGGAGATAGCAAATATGGTTTCTCTTTATCGGGACAAACGAGTAATCAATCTGGTTCTCCTGAATATCTCGGTACTTCATTCGAACCTAGATCTCCACATCATAGTCCTCCGGATCTACCACCAcggatcgatcgaaatattaaaCCAACAAATCAAACAACACGGGGAACGGTACGTTCTACGCAAGAAAGGCTCATTAATAAAACTGATTCTGTTTTGGACGttggaaattatataaatgcatcGCCTCATAAAGTAAATGCTACGTCATCTCTTGAAAGGACACAAACAAAAACG ggaAGTTACGATAGTATGTCTTCATAtgattcatataataataatactaatggAAATTCAAGTTATGCTGGTGTTAATCTGAATACATCGACCAATCGTTTAGGCCCGAATGTACCTGATGACTTAAAAAGTAGTGGCATGTCAGCTAGAGCCCATGACCCATACAGATTTACAAGATCTACAGCTCAACCTGTAGCTACACAAGAACCTCAAGCTACTAGAACAGATTATGCCAAATATAg CAGGACCACAGACTATAAACCAATATCAATTCCACAAAATAAGCCAGGAGGATCATACAAACCCATACCACCGCCAAAGCCCAAGAATTACAGGCCACCCCAAACAACTTTAGTAGGAGATGAAAATAGtggaaataatagtaataatgggAACAATGGAAATAATGGAAACAATGCTTATCAGCACACGAAAAGTTATTCTATTGCCACTTCACACGTGCATAATGGA TTTTCTACTTCCTTTTAG
- the LOC124956855 gene encoding tight junction protein ZO-2 isoform X4 has translation MDRNESGVGIGSGTNGNCHVGNSGSPLNSSSSSHPAALHTSSSGLDSQSGDRGWEIHQVTVTRVPGYGFGIAVSGGRDNPHFTNGDPAIAISDVLKAGPAEGKLQVNDRIISANGVSLEGADYGAAVRVLRDSGSTVLLVVKRRASSNSSTCQGNSAPQTHRLTLTRNNKKDDFGIVLGCRLYVKEVTRENIGVKPGDILTRISGIAADNMSLKEARKLMDQCKDRLSIVITRDSSCCHVQQQVKTDSGEYLSGASYSSQNLYVPPPTRQPLEDKSNLVPRGRSRGPLMDVSLSQLDLPATPTVDPPRPPPPRPEDYYSSRRQMYDEDSITQRTKQPMPDPRFITFQKEGSVGVRLCGGNETGVFVTAVQAGSPASLQGLQPGDKILKVNDMDMKGVTREEAVLFLLSLQEQIDLIVQHRRQEYDQIVASGRGDSFHIKTHFHYEQPEKGEMSFRSGDVFHVVDTLHNGVVGSWQVFRIGRNNQEVQKGIIPNKARAEELATAQFNATKKELSASESRGSFFRRRRSSHRRSKSLGRDHWDDVVFSDSVSKFPAYERVILRHPGFVRPVVLFGPVADLGREKLLKDFPDKFTSPQMESQMEDSGNKNTKSSGIIRLSAIREVMDRGKHALLDITPNAVDRLNYAQFYPIVIFLKAETKQVIKEMRAGIPKSAHKSSKKLLEQCQKLDKIWGHIFSAVITLTTPEAWYRKLRELIDRQQQGSLWMSQTKPEEALSDDFLFPMTSRLSYASSPESDLELSPAPALPGTLGPPIRLKSSSDPSIATQDDTTAPPPYSTNYQQSFEQHKRRSQGGAGDSKYGFSLSGQTSNQSGSPEYLGTSFEPRSPHHSPPDLPPRIDRNIKPTNQTTRGTVRSTQERLINKTDSVLDVGNYINASPHKVNATSSLERTQTKTGSYDSMSSYDSYNNNTNGNSSYAGVNLNTSTNRLGPNVPDDLKSSGMSARAHDPYRFTRSTAQPVATQEPQATRTDYAKYSRTTDYKPISIPQNKPGGSYKPIPPPKPKNYRPPQTTLVGDENSGNNSNNGNNGNNGNNAYQHTKSYSIATSHVHNGVENNSNVRRNNSQYYYNIPPPTRHNENNQVNSHHNHSHITPPIHSHSLSHTHPHSSPPVTSHSHSNSAGQINLSSTHNRNNINHNGFNHNNSHGSGSQTYASGNSTHNREPNGLDLAGSREQRGSAFELYRKPVHHYNIRHDLQST, from the exons ATGGATAGAAACGAAAGTGGTGTTGGTATTGGAAGTGGTACCAATGGGAATTGTCACGTTGGAAATTCAGGATCACCATTGAATTCTTCCTCCTCGAGTCATCCGGCGGCCCTTCATACATCTTCGTCAGGATTGGACAGTCAG agcGGAGATAGAGGATGGGAGATACATCAGGTCACCGTTACCAGAGTACCAGGATATGGTTTTGGTATCGCGGTATCTGGTGGTCGTGATAATCCACATTTTACCAATGGTGACCCAGCTATTGCAATCTCCGACGTTTTGAAGGCCGGACCTGCGGAAGGAAAGTTGCA GGTAAACGATCGCATCATTTCCGCAAACGGAGTATCGTTAGAAGGTGCCGATTATGGAGCAGCTGTCCGAGTTCTTCGGGACTCTGGATCGACCGTTTTATTGGTCGTTAAACGGAGAGCTTCGTCGAACTCATCAACTTGCCAAGGCAATTCTGCTCCGCAAACTCATCGACTTACGCTCAcgcgaaataataaaaaagatg ATTTTGGAATTGTATTGGGTTGTCGATTGTACGTAAAAGAAGTTACGCGAGAAAATATTGGAGTTAAACCTGGCGATATATTAACGCGAATAAGCGGTATTGCCGCTGATAATATGAGTCTAAAGGAAGCAAGAAAGTTAATGGATCAATGTAAGGATCGTTTGTCCATCGTTATTACCAGAGATTCTTCGTGTTGTCATGTCCAACAACAAGTTAAAACTGATAGCGGCGAGTATTTGTCCGGTGCGAGTTACAGCAGTCAAAATTTGTACGTTCCACCACCAACAAGACAACCATTGGAAGATAAAAGTAATCTGGTTCCAAGGGGACGTTCAAGAGGTCCTTTAATGGACGTTTCTTTGAGTCAATTGGATTTACCAGCTACACCAACAGTAGATCCACCTAgaccaccaccaccaagaCCTGAAG attattacAGTTCCCGGAGGCAGATGTACGATGAGGACTCTATTACACAACGAACGAAACAGCCAAT GCCGGATCCACGATTCATTACCTTCCAAAAGGAAGGTTCGGTAGGGGTACGATTGTGCGGAGGAAATGAAACTGGCGTTTTTGTAACAGCGGTTCAAGCTGGAAGTCCGGCCTCTCTTCAAGGTCTTCAACCGggtgataaaattttaaag GTAAATGACATGGACATGAAAGGTGTAACCAGAGAGGAAGCGGTATTGTTTCTTCTTAGTCTTCAAGAACAAATCGATCTGATCGTACAGCATCGACGTCAGGAATACGATCAAATAGTTGCATCCGGTAGAGGTGATTCGTTTCACATCAA gACACATTTTCATTATGAACAACCTGAAAAGGGAGAAATGAGTTTTCGCAGTGGTGACGTCTTTCACGTGGTAGACACTCTTCATAATGGAGTCGTAGGTTCTTGGCAGGTATTTCGAATTGGAAGAAACAATCAAGAAGTACAGAAAGGTATTATTCCAAACAAAGCGCGCGCCGAGGAACTTGCTACTGCACAATTCAATGCCACGAAGAAGGAATTAAGCGCTAGCGAGAGCAGAGGTAGTTTCTttaggagaagaagaagtagtcaTAGACGTTCAAAATCTCTGGGAAGG GATCATTGGGACGATGTGGTATTCTCCGACAGTGTCAGTAAATTTCCAGCTTACGAACGAGTCATTCTACGACATCCTGGTTTTGTTAGACCAGTCGTACTTTTTGGCCCTGTCGCTGATCTTGGTAGGGAAAAATTACTTAAGGATTTTCCCGACAAATTTACTTCCCCAC AAATGGAAAGTCAAATGGAAGACAgcggtaataaaaatactaaatcATCGGGTATAATCCGTTTGAGTGCCATCAGAGAAGTAATGGATAGAGGAAAACATGCTCTTCTAGATATTACTCCGAATGCTGTAGATCGATTAAATTATGCCCAGTTTTATCCTAttgtgatatttttaaaagctgAAACAAAACAAGTTATTAAAGAAATGAGAGCAGGTATTCCCAA ATCAGCGCACAAAAGTAGCAAAAAACTTTTAGAACAATGTCAGAAATTGGATAAAATTTGGGGACATATATTTAGCGCTGTTATCACACTTACAACTCCTGAAGCTTGGTATCGAAAACTTAGAGAACTGATAGATCGTCAGCAGCAGGGATCTTTATGGATGAGCCAAACAAAG CCGGAAGAAGCCCTCTCGGATGATTTCCTATTCCCGATGACTTCTCGCCTCTCCTACGCTTCCTCTCCGGAGAGTGATCTGGAATTAAGCCCTGCACCAGCGCTTCCTGGGACATTGGGTCCACCTATACGCTTGAAAAGTAGTTCAGATCCAAGTATTGCTACTCAAGATGATACAACCGCACCTCCTCCATATTCTACAAATTATCAA caatcTTTTGAACAACATAAAAGAAGATCACAAGGAGGTGCTGGAGATAGCAAATATGGTTTCTCTTTATCGGGACAAACGAGTAATCAATCTGGTTCTCCTGAATATCTCGGTACTTCATTCGAACCTAGATCTCCACATCATAGTCCTCCGGATCTACCACCAcggatcgatcgaaatattaaaCCAACAAATCAAACAACACGGGGAACGGTACGTTCTACGCAAGAAAGGCTCATTAATAAAACTGATTCTGTTTTGGACGttggaaattatataaatgcatcGCCTCATAAAGTAAATGCTACGTCATCTCTTGAAAGGACACAAACAAAAACG ggaAGTTACGATAGTATGTCTTCATAtgattcatataataataatactaatggAAATTCAAGTTATGCTGGTGTTAATCTGAATACATCGACCAATCGTTTAGGCCCGAATGTACCTGATGACTTAAAAAGTAGTGGCATGTCAGCTAGAGCCCATGACCCATACAGATTTACAAGATCTACAGCTCAACCTGTAGCTACACAAGAACCTCAAGCTACTAGAACAGATTATGCCAAATATAg CAGGACCACAGACTATAAACCAATATCAATTCCACAAAATAAGCCAGGAGGATCATACAAACCCATACCACCGCCAAAGCCCAAGAATTACAGGCCACCCCAAACAACTTTAGTAGGAGATGAAAATAGtggaaataatagtaataatgggAACAATGGAAATAATGGAAACAATGCTTATCAGCACACGAAAAGTTATTCTATTGCCACTTCACACGTGCATAATGGA GTAGAAAATAATAGCAACGTTAGACGCAACAACAgtcagtattattataatattccaCCTCCCACTCgtcataatgaaaataaccaAGTAAATTCGCATCATAATCACAGCCACATAACTCCGCCAATACATAGTCATAGCCTGAGTCATACTCATCCACACTCTAGTCCTCCTGTGacttctcattctcattcaaATAGTGCTGGTCAAATAAATCTCAGTTCCACGCATAATCGAAACAACATTAATCATAATGGTTTCAATCATAATAACAGTCATGGAAGTGGAAGCCAAACTTATGCTTCTGGTAATTCTACTCACAATAGAGAACCTAATGGTTTAGATTTAGCTGGAAGCAGGGAGCAAAGAGGTAGTGCCTTTGAACTTTATCGGAAACCGGtacatcattataatattag ACATGACCTACAAAGTACCTGA
- the LOC124956855 gene encoding tight junction protein ZO-2 isoform X3: MKIFGKLFRNKRRRREISKRKRKVMTKKKIVGKTYNGLHHFPNDDFLFGDSKRISKRARRKRTSGDRGWEIHQVTVTRVPGYGFGIAVSGGRDNPHFTNGDPAIAISDVLKAGPAEGKLQVNDRIISANGVSLEGADYGAAVRVLRDSGSTVLLVVKRRASSNSSTCQGNSAPQTHRLTLTRNNKKDDFGIVLGCRLYVKEVTRENIGVKPGDILTRISGIAADNMSLKEARKLMDQCKDRLSIVITRDSSCCHVQQQVKTDSGEYLSGASYSSQNLYVPPPTRQPLEDKSNLVPRGRSRGPLMDVSLSQLDLPATPTVDPPRPPPPRPEDYYSSRRQMYDEDSITQRTKQPMPDPRFITFQKEGSVGVRLCGGNETGVFVTAVQAGSPASLQGLQPGDKILKVNDMDMKGVTREEAVLFLLSLQEQIDLIVQHRRQEYDQIVASGRGDSFHIKTHFHYEQPEKGEMSFRSGDVFHVVDTLHNGVVGSWQVFRIGRNNQEVQKGIIPNKARAEELATAQFNATKKELSASESRGSFFRRRRSSHRRSKSLGRDHWDDVVFSDSVSKFPAYERVILRHPGFVRPVVLFGPVADLGREKLLKDFPDKFTSPQMESQMEDSGNKNTKSSGIIRLSAIREVMDRGKHALLDITPNAVDRLNYAQFYPIVIFLKAETKQVIKEMRAGIPKSAHKSSKKLLEQCQKLDKIWGHIFSAVITLTTPEAWYRKLRELIDRQQQGSLWMSQTKPEEALSDDFLFPMTSRLSYASSPESDLELSPAPALPGTLGPPIRLKSSSDPSIATQDDTTAPPPYSTNYQQSFEQHKRRSQGGAGDSKYGFSLSGQTSNQSGSPEYLGTSFEPRSPHHSPPDLPPRIDRNIKPTNQTTRGTVRSTQERLINKTDSVLDVGNYINASPHKVNATSSLERTQTKTGSYDSMSSYDSYNNNTNGNSSYAGVNLNTSTNRLGPNVPDDLKSSGMSARAHDPYRFTRSTAQPVATQEPQATRTDYAKYSRTTDYKPISIPQNKPGGSYKPIPPPKPKNYRPPQTTLVGDENSGNNSNNGNNGNNGNNAYQHTKSYSIATSHVHNGVENNSNVRRNNSQYYYNIPPPTRHNENNQVNSHHNHSHITPPIHSHSLSHTHPHSSPPVTSHSHSNSAGQINLSSTHNRNNINHNGFNHNNSHGSGSQTYASGNSTHNREPNGLDLAGSREQRGSAFELYRKPVHHYNIR, encoded by the exons ATGAAAATTTTTGGCAAATTGTTTCGAAACAAAAGGAGACGACGTGAGATatccaagagaaagagaaaagttatgacgaagaaaaaaattgttgggAAAACGTACAACGGATTGCACCATTTTCCCAatgatgattttttatttggcGACAGTAAAAGGATCTCAAAACGAGCTCGACGGAAACGCACG agcGGAGATAGAGGATGGGAGATACATCAGGTCACCGTTACCAGAGTACCAGGATATGGTTTTGGTATCGCGGTATCTGGTGGTCGTGATAATCCACATTTTACCAATGGTGACCCAGCTATTGCAATCTCCGACGTTTTGAAGGCCGGACCTGCGGAAGGAAAGTTGCA GGTAAACGATCGCATCATTTCCGCAAACGGAGTATCGTTAGAAGGTGCCGATTATGGAGCAGCTGTCCGAGTTCTTCGGGACTCTGGATCGACCGTTTTATTGGTCGTTAAACGGAGAGCTTCGTCGAACTCATCAACTTGCCAAGGCAATTCTGCTCCGCAAACTCATCGACTTACGCTCAcgcgaaataataaaaaagatg ATTTTGGAATTGTATTGGGTTGTCGATTGTACGTAAAAGAAGTTACGCGAGAAAATATTGGAGTTAAACCTGGCGATATATTAACGCGAATAAGCGGTATTGCCGCTGATAATATGAGTCTAAAGGAAGCAAGAAAGTTAATGGATCAATGTAAGGATCGTTTGTCCATCGTTATTACCAGAGATTCTTCGTGTTGTCATGTCCAACAACAAGTTAAAACTGATAGCGGCGAGTATTTGTCCGGTGCGAGTTACAGCAGTCAAAATTTGTACGTTCCACCACCAACAAGACAACCATTGGAAGATAAAAGTAATCTGGTTCCAAGGGGACGTTCAAGAGGTCCTTTAATGGACGTTTCTTTGAGTCAATTGGATTTACCAGCTACACCAACAGTAGATCCACCTAgaccaccaccaccaagaCCTGAAG attattacAGTTCCCGGAGGCAGATGTACGATGAGGACTCTATTACACAACGAACGAAACAGCCAAT GCCGGATCCACGATTCATTACCTTCCAAAAGGAAGGTTCGGTAGGGGTACGATTGTGCGGAGGAAATGAAACTGGCGTTTTTGTAACAGCGGTTCAAGCTGGAAGTCCGGCCTCTCTTCAAGGTCTTCAACCGggtgataaaattttaaag GTAAATGACATGGACATGAAAGGTGTAACCAGAGAGGAAGCGGTATTGTTTCTTCTTAGTCTTCAAGAACAAATCGATCTGATCGTACAGCATCGACGTCAGGAATACGATCAAATAGTTGCATCCGGTAGAGGTGATTCGTTTCACATCAA gACACATTTTCATTATGAACAACCTGAAAAGGGAGAAATGAGTTTTCGCAGTGGTGACGTCTTTCACGTGGTAGACACTCTTCATAATGGAGTCGTAGGTTCTTGGCAGGTATTTCGAATTGGAAGAAACAATCAAGAAGTACAGAAAGGTATTATTCCAAACAAAGCGCGCGCCGAGGAACTTGCTACTGCACAATTCAATGCCACGAAGAAGGAATTAAGCGCTAGCGAGAGCAGAGGTAGTTTCTttaggagaagaagaagtagtcaTAGACGTTCAAAATCTCTGGGAAGG GATCATTGGGACGATGTGGTATTCTCCGACAGTGTCAGTAAATTTCCAGCTTACGAACGAGTCATTCTACGACATCCTGGTTTTGTTAGACCAGTCGTACTTTTTGGCCCTGTCGCTGATCTTGGTAGGGAAAAATTACTTAAGGATTTTCCCGACAAATTTACTTCCCCAC AAATGGAAAGTCAAATGGAAGACAgcggtaataaaaatactaaatcATCGGGTATAATCCGTTTGAGTGCCATCAGAGAAGTAATGGATAGAGGAAAACATGCTCTTCTAGATATTACTCCGAATGCTGTAGATCGATTAAATTATGCCCAGTTTTATCCTAttgtgatatttttaaaagctgAAACAAAACAAGTTATTAAAGAAATGAGAGCAGGTATTCCCAA ATCAGCGCACAAAAGTAGCAAAAAACTTTTAGAACAATGTCAGAAATTGGATAAAATTTGGGGACATATATTTAGCGCTGTTATCACACTTACAACTCCTGAAGCTTGGTATCGAAAACTTAGAGAACTGATAGATCGTCAGCAGCAGGGATCTTTATGGATGAGCCAAACAAAG CCGGAAGAAGCCCTCTCGGATGATTTCCTATTCCCGATGACTTCTCGCCTCTCCTACGCTTCCTCTCCGGAGAGTGATCTGGAATTAAGCCCTGCACCAGCGCTTCCTGGGACATTGGGTCCACCTATACGCTTGAAAAGTAGTTCAGATCCAAGTATTGCTACTCAAGATGATACAACCGCACCTCCTCCATATTCTACAAATTATCAA caatcTTTTGAACAACATAAAAGAAGATCACAAGGAGGTGCTGGAGATAGCAAATATGGTTTCTCTTTATCGGGACAAACGAGTAATCAATCTGGTTCTCCTGAATATCTCGGTACTTCATTCGAACCTAGATCTCCACATCATAGTCCTCCGGATCTACCACCAcggatcgatcgaaatattaaaCCAACAAATCAAACAACACGGGGAACGGTACGTTCTACGCAAGAAAGGCTCATTAATAAAACTGATTCTGTTTTGGACGttggaaattatataaatgcatcGCCTCATAAAGTAAATGCTACGTCATCTCTTGAAAGGACACAAACAAAAACG ggaAGTTACGATAGTATGTCTTCATAtgattcatataataataatactaatggAAATTCAAGTTATGCTGGTGTTAATCTGAATACATCGACCAATCGTTTAGGCCCGAATGTACCTGATGACTTAAAAAGTAGTGGCATGTCAGCTAGAGCCCATGACCCATACAGATTTACAAGATCTACAGCTCAACCTGTAGCTACACAAGAACCTCAAGCTACTAGAACAGATTATGCCAAATATAg CAGGACCACAGACTATAAACCAATATCAATTCCACAAAATAAGCCAGGAGGATCATACAAACCCATACCACCGCCAAAGCCCAAGAATTACAGGCCACCCCAAACAACTTTAGTAGGAGATGAAAATAGtggaaataatagtaataatgggAACAATGGAAATAATGGAAACAATGCTTATCAGCACACGAAAAGTTATTCTATTGCCACTTCACACGTGCATAATGGA GTAGAAAATAATAGCAACGTTAGACGCAACAACAgtcagtattattataatattccaCCTCCCACTCgtcataatgaaaataaccaAGTAAATTCGCATCATAATCACAGCCACATAACTCCGCCAATACATAGTCATAGCCTGAGTCATACTCATCCACACTCTAGTCCTCCTGTGacttctcattctcattcaaATAGTGCTGGTCAAATAAATCTCAGTTCCACGCATAATCGAAACAACATTAATCATAATGGTTTCAATCATAATAACAGTCATGGAAGTGGAAGCCAAACTTATGCTTCTGGTAATTCTACTCACAATAGAGAACCTAATGGTTTAGATTTAGCTGGAAGCAGGGAGCAAAGAGGTAGTGCCTTTGAACTTTATCGGAAACCGGtacatcattataatattag ataa